In a genomic window of Gossypium arboreum isolate Shixiya-1 chromosome 7, ASM2569848v2, whole genome shotgun sequence:
- the LOC108478861 gene encoding uncharacterized protein LOC108478861, producing the protein MEDLSPLWNYQEDFDELKLKLQYTSIELESVKMEANEQIRKYRDEVNHLVNLVKLACQERDEARDQVEKLVNKLMASSSSFSSSTILPQSQPENLLMIAAAKANSSITESSSLSETYNHHPSHGSSPVDSLFDAVTSPDFSSINNNMADNSLIDNLAKGKTLPEKGKLLQAVMEASPLLQTLLVAGPLPRWRNPPPPLRTYKIPLISIKTCHSKLDNQKPGACPNPSSTVFVKQLNNSSPMCPQMIRGSGQSCSVAMLDFAASGSAPGLSNGANSQISFLAGKRQRLQ; encoded by the exons ATGGAAGACTTGAGTCCCTTGTGGAACTATCAAGAG GATTTTGATGAACTGAAACTCAAGCTTCAATACACTAGTATTGAGCTAGAGTCGGTGAAAATGGAAGCGAATGAACAAATAAGGAAATACAGGGATGAAGTGAACCATTTGGTAAATCTTGTAAAACTTGCTTGCCAAGAAAGAGATGAAGCAAGAGATCAGGTCGAAAAGCTAGTTAACAAGTTAATGGCTTCTTCTTCTTCGTTTTCTTCTTCTACAATCCTCCCTCAATCCCAGCCTGAAAATCTGCTTATGATTGCAGCAGCAAAAGCAAACTCCAGCATAACTGAATCAAGCAGTTTGTCAGAGACGTATAATCATCACCCCTCACATGGGTCTTCCCCAGTAGATTCCTTGTTTGATGCAGTTACTTCACCAGATTTTTCAAgcattaataataacatggccgACAACAGTTTGATTGATAACCTTGCAAAGGGGAAAACTTTGCCTGAAAAAGGGAAGCTTTTGCAAGCTGTAATGGAAGCAAGCCCTCTTCTTCAAACACTTCTCGTTGCTGGGCCCCTTCCTCGATGGCGAAATCCCCCACCGCCTTTGCGAACTTACAAAATCCCACTTATTTCCATCAAAACTTGTCATTCTAAACTTGATAACCAGAAACCAGGTGCCTGTCCCAATCCCAGTTCTACTGTTTTTGTAAAACAATTGAACAACTCATCGCCAATGTGCCCTCAAATGATTCGTGGGTCTGGTCAGTCATGTTCAGTCGCTATGTTGGATTTTGCAGCTTCTGGTTCTGCCCCTGGGCTGAGCAATGGTGCTAACTCTCAAATCTCATTCCTAGCAGGAAAGCGCCAAAGGCTTCAATGA